The proteins below are encoded in one region of Corynebacterium sphenisci DSM 44792:
- a CDS encoding MarR family winged helix-turn-helix transcriptional regulator has protein sequence MNETTPDTAEGHTALSIARQLRPLLTRAELLYSRRSEESQLSRAQLSIMMTLDALGPCRINQLAQAEAIRMPTASNAVHHLEDAGMVERVRDTKDRRGVRVELTAKGREELARVTRERDEQMAAMFATLSPEQLAVGAQLVPVLQRILDTYGQDEEHP, from the coding sequence ATGAACGAGACCACCCCCGACACCGCGGAGGGCCACACCGCGCTGTCCATCGCGCGCCAGCTGCGCCCGCTGCTGACCCGCGCGGAACTGCTCTACAGCCGCCGCTCCGAGGAGTCGCAGCTCAGCCGGGCCCAGCTGTCCATCATGATGACCCTGGACGCGCTCGGCCCCTGCCGCATCAACCAGCTCGCCCAGGCCGAGGCGATCCGGATGCCCACCGCCTCCAACGCGGTGCACCACCTGGAGGACGCCGGCATGGTGGAGCGGGTCCGCGACACCAAGGACCGCCGCGGCGTGCGCGTGGAGCTCACCGCCAAGGGCCGCGAGGAGCTCGCCCGGGTCACCCGGGAGCGCGATGAGCAGATGGCCGCCATGTTCGCCACGCTCAGCCCCGAGCAGCTCGCCGTCGGCGCCCAGCTGGTGCCGGTGCTGCAGCGCATCCTGGACACCTACGGCCAGGACGAGGAGCACCCCTAG
- the rplI gene encoding 50S ribosomal protein L9, which produces MKLILTAAVDHLGVPGDIVEVKAGYGRNYLLPRGLAIVATRGAEKQIEGIRRAQEAREIRDLDHAREVKDTLDALENVSVSVKASESGKLFGSVTAADVAGAIRAASGQAVDKRAVELAPGQIKALGRHTVDIALHPQITAHVSVEVVAG; this is translated from the coding sequence ATGAAGCTGATCCTCACCGCCGCCGTCGACCATCTCGGTGTCCCCGGGGACATCGTCGAGGTCAAGGCCGGCTATGGACGTAACTACCTGCTTCCGCGCGGCCTGGCCATCGTGGCCACCCGCGGCGCGGAGAAGCAGATCGAGGGCATCCGCCGTGCCCAGGAGGCCCGGGAGATCCGGGACCTGGACCACGCCCGCGAGGTCAAGGACACCCTGGACGCGCTGGAGAACGTGTCCGTGTCCGTGAAGGCCTCCGAGTCCGGCAAGCTCTTCGGCTCGGTCACCGCGGCCGATGTCGCCGGCGCCATCCGCGCCGCCTCCGGGCAGGCCGTGGACAAGCGCGCCGTGGAGCTCGCCCCCGGCCAGATCAAGGCCCTCGGCCGGCACACCGTGGACATCGCGCTGCACCCGCAGATCACCGCCCACGTCTCCGTGGAGGTCGTCGCCGGTTAG
- a CDS encoding inositol-3-phosphate synthase: MSSIRVAIVGVGNCASSLVQGVEFYRHASEDETVPGLMHVRFGEYHISDVEFVAAFDVDAKKVGRDLAEAIDASENCTIKIADVPATGVTVQRGPTLDGLGKYYRETIEESAAEPVDVVQALKDARVDVLVSYLPVGSEQADKFYAQCAIDAGVAFVNALPVFIASDPEWAAKFEAAGVPIVGDDIKSQVGATITHRVMAKLFEDRGVRLERTLQLNVGGNMDFKNMLERERLESKKISKTQAVTSNLTGPLAGLIDDRNVHIGPSDWIDWLDDRKWAYVRLEGKAFGEVPLNLEYKLEVWDSPNSAGIIIDALRAAKIALDRGIGGPVYPASSYLMKSPPRQLADDVARTRLEAFIAGEDDGK; encoded by the coding sequence ATGAGTTCCATCCGCGTAGCCATCGTCGGCGTCGGCAACTGCGCCTCCTCGCTCGTGCAGGGCGTCGAGTTCTACCGCCATGCCAGCGAGGACGAGACCGTGCCCGGCCTCATGCACGTCCGCTTCGGCGAGTACCACATCTCCGACGTCGAGTTCGTCGCCGCCTTCGACGTGGACGCCAAGAAGGTCGGCAGGGACCTCGCCGAGGCGATCGACGCCTCCGAGAACTGCACCATCAAAATCGCCGACGTGCCCGCCACCGGCGTCACCGTGCAGCGCGGGCCCACCCTGGACGGGCTCGGCAAGTACTACCGGGAGACCATCGAGGAGTCCGCGGCCGAGCCGGTGGACGTGGTGCAGGCGCTCAAGGACGCCCGGGTCGACGTGCTGGTGTCCTACCTGCCGGTGGGCTCCGAGCAGGCCGACAAGTTCTACGCGCAGTGCGCCATCGACGCCGGCGTCGCCTTCGTCAACGCGCTGCCGGTGTTCATCGCCTCCGACCCGGAGTGGGCCGCGAAGTTCGAGGCCGCCGGGGTGCCGATCGTCGGCGACGACATCAAGAGCCAGGTCGGCGCGACCATCACGCACCGGGTGATGGCGAAGCTCTTCGAGGACCGGGGGGTCCGCCTGGAGCGCACCCTGCAGCTCAACGTGGGCGGCAACATGGACTTCAAGAACATGCTGGAGCGCGAGCGGCTGGAGTCGAAGAAGATCTCCAAGACCCAGGCGGTGACCTCCAACCTCACCGGCCCGCTGGCCGGGCTCATCGACGACCGCAACGTGCACATCGGCCCCTCGGACTGGATCGACTGGCTCGACGACCGCAAGTGGGCCTACGTGCGCCTGGAGGGCAAGGCCTTCGGCGAGGTCCCGCTGAACCTGGAGTACAAGCTGGAGGTGTGGGATTCGCCGAACTCGGCGGGCATCATCATCGACGCGCTGCGCGCGGCGAAGATCGCCCTGGACCGCGGGATCGGCGGCCCGGTGTACCCGGCCTCGTCCTACCTGATGAAGTCCCCGCCGCGGCAGCTGGCCGATGACGTGGCCCGCACCCGCCTGGAGGCGTTCATCGCCGGCGAGGACGACGGGAAGTAA
- a CDS encoding transglycosylase domain-containing protein, translating to MWAWIGAAVALIVLFPFAIFGIAYAATDVPSPEELANNQIAVIYDRTGEGEIARIVPEAGNRKPISLDEVPVQVRNTVLAAEDREFYTNPGFSLTGYARAAIGAVTGNRSAGGGSTITQQYVKNAVVGNERTLTRKAKELVMSAKMARQWSKDQILEAYLNTIYFGRNAYGIAAAAEAYFGKPVAELTTAEGAVLAAAIQRPSDLDPWVNRAEAEQRWNYVLDGMVEMGVLDAGERATTPYPDTIDPAEVPVPTNTDGPEGLIRNRVLAELTEEGITETQVNTQGLRITTTIDPTVQQAALDAVDTYVDIDGGQRAAVVSVEPATGAVRAYYGGDDPNGWDYANNGVQTGSTFKIFALAAALDQDIPLSRTYSSAPVTSGDATIYNVGNASCGTCPISEALKQSLNTPFIRLQQDLEHGAEDTAAMAHRLGVAEELPGLGRTLMEEDGTTFDGITLGQYPTRPLDMAVGLATLADDGMYHRPHFVNRVETADGEVLLDRSADRIEGERRVSEAVATNVIDAMEPIAAYSNQALSGGRQSAAKTGTTQLGDTGLNKDAWMIGATPQLSTAVWMGMVDGDALYNPWGGVMYGAQSPGSIWKYTMDNGLVNEEFKTFTAPKAVGGQAGRPVVPTQTYVPETTEATTEETTSSEAPTPEPAPVEPPPVPELPLPELPLPGFGDGGAEGGDAGGGDAGGGAGAADPIPAE from the coding sequence CTGTGGGCCTGGATCGGCGCGGCGGTCGCCCTGATCGTGCTCTTCCCCTTCGCCATCTTCGGCATCGCCTACGCGGCCACCGACGTGCCCAGCCCCGAGGAGCTGGCGAACAACCAGATCGCGGTGATCTACGACCGCACCGGGGAGGGCGAGATCGCCCGGATCGTGCCGGAGGCCGGCAACCGCAAGCCGATCTCCCTGGACGAGGTGCCGGTGCAGGTGCGCAACACGGTGCTCGCCGCCGAGGACCGGGAGTTCTACACCAACCCCGGGTTCTCGCTCACCGGCTACGCCCGCGCCGCGATCGGCGCGGTCACCGGCAACCGCTCCGCCGGCGGCGGCTCCACGATCACCCAGCAGTACGTGAAGAACGCGGTGGTCGGCAATGAGCGCACCCTGACCCGCAAGGCCAAGGAGCTGGTCATGTCCGCCAAGATGGCGCGGCAGTGGAGCAAGGACCAGATCCTGGAGGCCTACCTCAACACCATCTACTTCGGCCGCAACGCCTACGGCATCGCCGCCGCCGCGGAGGCCTACTTCGGCAAGCCGGTCGCCGAGCTCACCACCGCCGAGGGCGCGGTGCTCGCCGCGGCCATCCAGCGGCCCTCCGACCTGGACCCCTGGGTGAACCGGGCCGAGGCGGAGCAGCGCTGGAACTACGTGCTCGACGGCATGGTGGAGATGGGCGTGCTCGACGCCGGGGAGCGGGCCACCACGCCCTACCCGGACACCATCGACCCCGCCGAGGTGCCGGTGCCGACGAACACCGACGGCCCGGAGGGGCTGATCCGCAACCGGGTGCTCGCCGAGCTCACCGAGGAGGGCATCACGGAGACCCAGGTGAACACCCAGGGCCTGCGGATCACCACCACCATCGACCCGACCGTGCAGCAGGCCGCGCTCGACGCGGTGGACACCTACGTGGACATCGACGGCGGCCAGCGCGCCGCGGTGGTCTCCGTGGAGCCGGCCACCGGGGCGGTGCGCGCCTACTACGGCGGTGACGACCCCAATGGCTGGGACTACGCCAACAACGGGGTGCAGACCGGGTCCACCTTCAAGATCTTCGCCCTCGCCGCCGCCCTGGACCAGGACATCCCGCTGTCCCGGACCTACTCCTCGGCCCCGGTGACCTCCGGCGACGCCACCATCTACAACGTGGGCAACGCCAGCTGCGGCACCTGCCCCATCTCGGAGGCGCTGAAGCAGTCCCTGAACACCCCCTTCATCCGGCTGCAGCAGGACCTGGAGCACGGCGCGGAGGACACCGCGGCGATGGCGCACCGGCTCGGCGTGGCCGAGGAGCTGCCCGGCCTGGGCCGGACCCTGATGGAGGAGGACGGCACCACCTTCGACGGGATCACCCTGGGCCAGTACCCCACCCGGCCGCTGGACATGGCCGTCGGGCTGGCCACCCTCGCCGATGACGGCATGTACCACCGGCCGCATTTCGTGAACCGGGTGGAGACCGCCGACGGGGAGGTGCTGCTGGACCGCTCCGCGGACCGGATCGAGGGCGAGCGCCGGGTCTCCGAGGCGGTGGCCACCAACGTCATCGACGCCATGGAGCCGATCGCCGCCTACTCCAACCAGGCGCTTTCCGGCGGCCGGCAGTCCGCGGCGAAGACCGGCACCACCCAGCTCGGCGACACCGGGCTGAACAAGGACGCCTGGATGATCGGCGCCACCCCCCAGCTGTCCACCGCGGTGTGGATGGGCATGGTCGACGGCGATGCCCTGTACAACCCGTGGGGCGGGGTGATGTACGGCGCCCAGTCGCCGGGCTCGATCTGGAAGTACACCATGGACAACGGCCTGGTGAACGAGGAGTTCAAGACCTTCACCGCGCCGAAGGCGGTGGGCGGCCAGGCCGGCCGGCCGGTGGTGCCCACCCAGACCTACGTCCCGGAGACCACCGAGGCGACCACGGAGGAGACCACCAGCTCCGAGGCGCCCACCCCCGAGCCGGCGCCGGTGGAGCCCCCGCCGGTGCCCGAGCTGCCGCTGCCGGAGCTGCCGTTGCCGGGTTTTGGTGATGGCGGCGCGGAAGGGGGTGATGCGGGGGGCGGTGACGCCGGCGGCGGCGCCGGCGCGGCGGATCCGATCCCGGCGGAATAG
- a CDS encoding single-stranded DNA-binding protein encodes MAQGETPITLIGNVVADPELRYTASGTAVTNFRVASTPRVYDKQAGQWTDGEALFLTCNAWREMAENVMETLSKGMRVIVQGRLRQRSYETRDGERRTVYEIEADEVGPSLRFASAQVTRNPRGGGSGGGGSFGGGGGQSFGGPRGGSGGGQPSGSFGGGQPAEDPWNSAPPAGDFGGGDEPPF; translated from the coding sequence ATGGCACAGGGAGAGACCCCCATCACGCTGATCGGCAACGTCGTCGCCGATCCCGAGCTGCGCTACACCGCGTCCGGCACCGCGGTGACGAACTTCCGCGTCGCCTCCACCCCCCGCGTCTACGACAAGCAGGCGGGGCAGTGGACCGACGGCGAGGCCCTGTTCCTCACCTGCAACGCCTGGCGGGAGATGGCCGAGAACGTGATGGAGACCCTGAGCAAGGGCATGCGCGTCATCGTGCAGGGCCGGCTGCGCCAGCGCAGCTACGAGACCCGCGATGGCGAGCGCCGCACCGTCTACGAGATCGAGGCCGACGAGGTCGGCCCCTCGCTGCGCTTCGCCTCCGCCCAGGTCACCCGCAACCCCCGCGGTGGCGGCTCCGGCGGCGGCGGCTCCTTCGGCGGCGGTGGCGGCCAGTCCTTCGGCGGCCCCCGCGGCGGCTCCGGCGGCGGCCAGCCGTCCGGCTCCTTCGGCGGCGGCCAGCCGGCGGAGGACCCCTGGAACTCCGCCCCGCCCGCCGGCGACTTCGGCGGCGGCGACGAGCCCCCCTTCTGA
- the dnaB gene encoding replicative DNA helicase translates to MTSSPQHPVPEEPAGVSFDDPPPPPEDPAADYRRRGESAGGPAFDRKPPHNIEAEQAVLGGMLLNPAVIADVYSMLRTADFYRPAHQTIYEAILHLYGETSEVDPILVAGRLDKLGELERIGGAPYLHTLTAMVPTAANAHYYARIVAEKSLIRRLVEAGTRIAQIGYAGAEDTEAEKLVDAAQQEILELNQSSETTDYSSMAELLEPVFGELRLLQQDGGLARGVPTGFGDLDELTNGMHPGQMIIVAARPGVGKSTLAIDFMRSASIRHGKTSVIFSLEMSKSEIMMRILSAETKVPLANMRGGRLDEAEWGRLIDGLDAWSEAKLFIDDSPNLTMMEIRSKARQLKQKHDLDLIVVDYLQLMSSGKKVESRQQEVSEFSRHLKLMAKELEVPVVAISQLNRGPEARTDKRPQVADLRESGSLEQDADIVLLLYRPDSQAQEESHERAGEADIIVAKHRGGPLGVVTVASQLHYSRFTNMHKGP, encoded by the coding sequence ATGACGAGCAGCCCCCAGCACCCGGTTCCGGAGGAGCCCGCGGGCGTCTCCTTCGACGACCCGCCCCCGCCGCCGGAGGACCCGGCGGCCGACTACCGGCGCCGCGGCGAATCCGCCGGCGGACCCGCCTTCGACCGCAAGCCCCCGCACAACATCGAGGCCGAGCAGGCGGTGCTCGGCGGGATGCTGCTCAACCCGGCGGTGATCGCCGACGTCTACTCCATGCTGCGCACCGCCGACTTCTACCGGCCCGCGCACCAGACCATCTACGAGGCGATCCTGCACCTCTACGGGGAGACCTCCGAGGTGGACCCGATCCTGGTCGCCGGCCGGCTGGACAAGCTCGGCGAATTGGAGCGGATCGGCGGCGCCCCCTACCTGCACACCCTCACCGCGATGGTGCCCACCGCCGCCAACGCGCACTACTACGCGCGGATCGTGGCGGAGAAGTCGCTCATCCGGCGGCTGGTGGAGGCCGGCACCCGGATCGCCCAGATCGGCTACGCCGGGGCGGAGGACACCGAGGCGGAGAAGCTCGTCGACGCCGCCCAGCAGGAGATCCTGGAGCTCAACCAGTCCTCGGAGACCACCGACTACTCCTCCATGGCGGAGCTGCTGGAGCCGGTGTTCGGGGAGCTGCGCCTGCTGCAGCAGGACGGCGGCCTCGCCCGGGGCGTGCCCACCGGCTTCGGCGACCTCGACGAGCTCACCAACGGCATGCACCCCGGCCAGATGATCATCGTCGCCGCCCGCCCCGGCGTCGGCAAATCCACCCTGGCCATCGACTTCATGCGCTCGGCGTCGATCCGGCACGGCAAGACCTCGGTGATCTTCAGCCTGGAGATGTCCAAGTCCGAGATCATGATGCGCATCCTCTCCGCGGAGACGAAGGTGCCGCTGGCGAACATGCGCGGCGGCCGCCTCGACGAGGCCGAATGGGGCCGGCTGATCGACGGCCTGGACGCCTGGAGCGAGGCGAAGCTCTTCATCGACGACTCGCCGAACCTCACCATGATGGAGATCCGCTCCAAGGCCCGGCAGCTCAAGCAGAAGCACGACCTGGACCTCATCGTGGTGGACTACCTGCAGCTGATGAGCTCCGGGAAGAAGGTCGAGTCCCGGCAGCAGGAGGTCTCCGAGTTCTCCCGGCACCTCAAGCTGATGGCCAAGGAGCTGGAGGTGCCGGTGGTGGCCATCTCCCAGCTCAACCGCGGCCCCGAGGCCCGCACCGACAAACGCCCCCAGGTCGCCGATCTGCGCGAATCCGGCTCCCTGGAGCAGGACGCGGACATCGTGCTGCTGCTCTACCGGCCCGATTCGCAGGCCCAGGAGGAGTCCCATGAACGCGCCGGGGAGGCCGACATCATCGTGGCCAAGCACCGCGGCGGCCCCCTCGGCGTGGTCACCGTCGCCTCCCAGCTGCACTACTCCCGCTTCACCAACATGCACAAGGGGCCCTGA
- a CDS encoding universal stress protein: MSSSPMRILVAWRPGAEGLDSVAHAAWLARTCPVRIRFAAVVSRGWPLTSLARLDAGDRWVREVSQATAKDIRRAAKRAGLRKPMIDDEDPVRIIESSSEATAITAAAAEFDADLILLGSRIGGPEGRFRAGATADALLHFSPIPLGLSIPGAVLSKRGVTRVSCSYIDTAQSHGALERAADLARAWEVPLRLLAFTPAGATMYPTAAGYGSAEDLMVEWHEQALALLDRGRDRALTRHPELRVQADVGSGDGWAGAIGAVKWKKGDLLLLGSSTLGPFGRVFTGSSTNHIIRHAPVPMMITPS, encoded by the coding sequence ATGAGCAGCAGCCCGATGAGGATCCTGGTCGCCTGGCGGCCCGGGGCGGAGGGGCTGGACTCGGTGGCGCACGCCGCCTGGCTGGCCCGCACCTGCCCGGTGCGGATCCGCTTCGCCGCGGTGGTCTCCCGCGGCTGGCCGCTGACCTCCCTGGCCCGCCTCGACGCCGGCGACCGGTGGGTGCGCGAGGTCTCCCAGGCCACCGCCAAGGACATCCGCCGTGCCGCGAAGCGGGCCGGGCTGCGCAAGCCCATGATCGACGACGAGGATCCGGTGCGGATCATCGAGTCCTCCTCCGAGGCCACCGCGATCACCGCCGCCGCCGCCGAATTCGACGCCGACCTCATCCTGCTCGGCTCCCGCATCGGCGGGCCCGAGGGCCGCTTCCGGGCCGGGGCCACCGCGGACGCCCTGCTGCACTTCTCGCCGATCCCGCTGGGCCTGTCCATCCCCGGCGCCGTGCTCTCCAAGCGGGGGGTGACCCGGGTCAGCTGCAGCTACATCGACACCGCGCAGTCCCACGGCGCCCTGGAGCGGGCCGCGGACCTCGCCCGGGCCTGGGAGGTGCCGCTGCGGCTGCTCGCCTTCACCCCGGCCGGGGCGACCATGTACCCCACCGCCGCCGGCTACGGCTCCGCCGAGGACCTCATGGTGGAGTGGCATGAGCAGGCCCTGGCGCTGCTGGACCGGGGCCGGGACCGGGCGCTGACCCGGCACCCGGAGCTGCGGGTGCAGGCCGATGTCGGCTCCGGGGACGGCTGGGCCGGGGCGATCGGGGCGGTGAAGTGGAAGAAGGGGGATCTGCTGCTGCTCGGCTCCTCCACCCTGGGCCCCTTCGGCCGGGTGTTCACCGGCTCCTCGACGAACCACATCATCCGGCATGCCCCGGTGCCGATGATGATCACCCCCTCCTGA
- the rpsF gene encoding 30S ribosomal protein S6: MRHYEVMIILDPSIDERTAGPSLEKFLDIVRKDDGEVKKVDVWGKRHLAYPIEKKDEGVYAVVELNCGPDAVKEMDRRLNLNDNVLRTKVLRTDR, translated from the coding sequence GTGCGTCACTACGAAGTCATGATCATCCTCGACCCGTCGATCGATGAGCGCACCGCAGGCCCGTCCCTGGAGAAGTTCCTCGATATCGTCCGCAAGGACGATGGCGAGGTCAAGAAGGTGGACGTCTGGGGCAAGCGCCACCTGGCGTACCCCATCGAGAAGAAGGACGAGGGCGTCTACGCCGTCGTCGAACTCAACTGCGGGCCGGATGCCGTCAAGGAGATGGACCGCCGGCTCAACCTCAACGACAACGTCCTGCGCACCAAGGTGCTGCGGACGGATCGCTGA
- the leuS gene encoding leucine--tRNA ligase, whose translation MTNSDNAAAEANHNYTPALAAAIESKWQRYWADSGTFEAPNPVGDLAPADGSAPPADKLFVQDMFPYPSGVGLHVGHPLGYIATDVFARFHRMRGANVLHTLGYDAFGLPAEQYAVQTGTHPRVTTEENIANMERQLGRLGLGHDKRRSFATTDVDYYRWTQWIFLRIYNAWFDERAGRARHIDELVAAYGSGEVALPEEFAGRAWAELDRVERARALDARRLVYRSDSMVNWCPGLGTVLSNEEVTAEGRSERGNFPVFRKRLGQWMMRITAYADRLVDDLELLDWPEKVKAMQRNWIGRSRGAEVVFTAVGADGAEYPIEVFTTRPDTLFGATYMVLAPELDLVDELVADAWPEGVDPRWTSGAATPAEAVAGYRRAIASKSDLERQENRDKTGVFTGAYAVNPVSGERVPVFIADYVLAGYGTGAIMAVPAHDERDHEFARALGLPIREVVSGGDVAEAAHVGDGVAVNSANDRGLDINGLAVAEAKAATIDWLEAHGAGRGTTQYKLRDWLFARQRYWGEPFPVVYDEEGVAHALPESMLPVELPEVDDYRPVTFDPEDADTEPQAPLAKATDWVEVELDLGDGPRTYRRDTNVMPNWAGSSWYQLRYIDPNNDQALCDIENERYWTGPRPEIHGESDPGGVDLYVGGVEHAVLHLLYSRFWHKVLHDLGDVTSVEPYRRLFNQGYIQAFAYTDARGVYRPAAEVVERDGRFFIGEEEVFREYGKMGKSLKNAVSPDEICDSYGADTLRVYEMAMGPLDTSRPWATKDLVGAQRFLQRVWRLVVDQATGGCAVTGAEPDEADLRALHRTIEGVTADYAALRDNTAVAKLIEYVNHLTKAHGEGGAPRAAVEPLVLMLGPVAPHIAEELWQRLGNDRSLAAGPWPEVDERWLVDDEVEYPVQVNGKVRSRVRVPADADREEVEAAALADGRIAEYAAQGTVAKVIVVPGKMVNVVVKG comes from the coding sequence ATGACGAACAGCGACAACGCCGCCGCGGAGGCCAACCACAACTACACCCCGGCGCTCGCCGCCGCGATCGAGTCGAAGTGGCAGCGCTACTGGGCGGATTCGGGCACCTTCGAGGCCCCGAACCCGGTGGGCGATCTCGCCCCGGCGGACGGCTCCGCCCCGCCGGCGGACAAGCTGTTCGTGCAGGACATGTTCCCCTACCCCTCCGGGGTGGGCCTGCACGTGGGCCACCCCCTGGGCTACATCGCCACCGACGTGTTCGCCCGCTTTCACCGGATGCGCGGGGCGAATGTGCTGCACACCCTCGGCTACGACGCCTTCGGGCTGCCCGCGGAGCAGTACGCCGTGCAGACCGGCACGCATCCCCGGGTGACCACCGAGGAGAACATCGCGAACATGGAGCGCCAGCTCGGCCGGCTGGGCCTGGGCCATGACAAGCGCCGCTCCTTCGCCACCACCGACGTGGACTACTACCGGTGGACCCAGTGGATCTTCCTGCGCATCTACAACGCCTGGTTCGATGAGCGGGCCGGCCGGGCCCGGCACATCGACGAGCTCGTCGCCGCCTACGGCTCCGGGGAGGTGGCGCTGCCGGAGGAGTTCGCCGGGCGCGCCTGGGCGGAGCTGGATCGGGTGGAGCGGGCCCGGGCGCTGGACGCCCGGCGCCTGGTGTACCGCTCCGATTCGATGGTGAACTGGTGCCCGGGCCTGGGCACGGTGCTGTCCAATGAGGAGGTCACCGCCGAGGGCCGCTCCGAGCGCGGCAATTTCCCGGTGTTCCGCAAGCGGCTGGGCCAGTGGATGATGCGGATCACCGCCTACGCGGACCGCCTGGTCGACGATCTGGAGCTGCTGGACTGGCCGGAGAAGGTCAAGGCCATGCAGCGCAACTGGATCGGCCGCTCCCGGGGCGCGGAGGTGGTGTTCACCGCCGTCGGCGCCGATGGCGCCGAGTACCCGATCGAGGTGTTCACCACCCGCCCGGACACCCTCTTCGGGGCCACCTACATGGTGCTCGCCCCGGAGCTGGACCTGGTCGACGAGCTGGTCGCCGACGCCTGGCCGGAGGGCGTGGATCCGCGGTGGACCTCCGGCGCGGCCACCCCGGCGGAGGCGGTGGCCGGCTACCGGCGGGCGATCGCCTCGAAATCCGATCTGGAGCGCCAGGAGAACCGGGACAAGACCGGCGTGTTCACCGGCGCGTACGCGGTGAACCCGGTGTCCGGGGAGCGGGTGCCGGTGTTCATCGCCGACTACGTGCTCGCCGGCTACGGCACCGGCGCGATCATGGCGGTGCCCGCCCATGACGAGCGCGACCACGAGTTCGCCCGGGCCCTCGGGCTGCCGATCCGGGAGGTGGTCTCCGGCGGTGACGTCGCCGAGGCGGCGCATGTCGGCGACGGGGTGGCGGTGAACTCCGCCAATGACCGGGGCCTGGACATCAACGGCCTGGCGGTGGCGGAGGCCAAGGCGGCGACCATCGACTGGCTGGAGGCCCACGGCGCCGGCCGGGGCACCACCCAGTACAAGCTGCGGGACTGGCTCTTCGCCCGGCAGCGCTACTGGGGCGAGCCCTTCCCGGTGGTCTACGACGAGGAGGGGGTGGCGCACGCCCTGCCGGAGTCGATGCTGCCGGTGGAGCTGCCGGAGGTGGACGACTACCGGCCGGTGACCTTCGACCCGGAGGACGCGGACACCGAGCCGCAGGCCCCGCTGGCGAAGGCGACGGACTGGGTGGAGGTGGAGCTGGATCTCGGGGACGGGCCGCGCACCTACCGCCGGGACACCAACGTGATGCCGAACTGGGCGGGCTCCTCCTGGTACCAGCTGCGCTACATCGACCCGAACAACGACCAGGCGCTGTGCGACATCGAGAACGAGCGGTACTGGACCGGGCCGCGCCCGGAGATCCACGGCGAGTCCGATCCGGGCGGGGTGGACCTGTACGTCGGCGGGGTGGAGCATGCGGTGCTGCACCTGCTGTACTCCCGGTTCTGGCACAAGGTGCTCCATGATCTGGGCGACGTCACCTCCGTGGAGCCCTACCGGCGGCTGTTCAACCAGGGCTACATCCAGGCCTTCGCCTACACCGACGCCCGCGGGGTGTACCGCCCGGCGGCCGAGGTGGTGGAGCGCGACGGCCGGTTCTTCATCGGCGAGGAGGAGGTCTTCCGGGAGTACGGGAAGATGGGCAAGTCGCTGAAGAACGCGGTCAGCCCGGACGAGATCTGCGACTCCTACGGGGCGGACACGCTGCGCGTCTACGAGATGGCGATGGGCCCCCTGGACACCTCCCGGCCCTGGGCGACGAAGGACCTGGTGGGCGCCCAGCGCTTCCTGCAGCGGGTGTGGCGGCTGGTGGTGGACCAGGCCACCGGCGGGTGCGCCGTCACCGGGGCGGAGCCGGATGAGGCGGATCTGCGGGCGCTGCACCGCACCATCGAGGGGGTCACCGCGGATTACGCGGCGCTGCGGGACAACACCGCGGTGGCCAAGCTCATCGAGTACGTCAACCACCTGACCAAGGCCCATGGCGAGGGCGGCGCCCCGCGGGCGGCGGTGGAGCCGCTGGTGCTGATGCTCGGCCCGGTGGCCCCGCATATCGCCGAGGAGCTGTGGCAGCGGCTGGGCAATGACCGCAGCCTGGCGGCCGGGCCCTGGCCGGAGGTCGACGAGCGCTGGCTGGTCGACGATGAGGTGGAGTACCCGGTGCAGGTCAACGGGAAGGTGCGCTCCCGGGTGCGGGTGCCCGCGGACGCCGACCGCGAGGAGGTGGAGGCCGCCGCCCTGGCCGATGGCCGGATCGCCGAGTACGCCGCCCAGGGCACCGTGGCGAAGGTGATCGTGGTGCCCGGCAAGATGGTCAACGTGGTGGTCAAGGGCTGA